The following are encoded in a window of Flavobacterium sp. WC2421 genomic DNA:
- a CDS encoding GNAT family N-acetyltransferase, with protein sequence MENWIIRKIEKRDNQSVAQLIRAVFDELNIPKVGTAYADPYLDLMYEEYSKPRSAYFVVENEGRIVGVAGVAPLENEAETICELQKMYFLPETRGLGIGSQMMATCLQSAKDFGFESCYLETMPYMLGAQKLYKKVGFEYIDSPMGSTGHTSCPVWMLKNLVD encoded by the coding sequence ATGGAAAACTGGATCATTAGAAAAATTGAAAAAAGAGATAATCAAAGCGTTGCGCAATTAATTCGTGCTGTTTTTGATGAATTGAATATTCCAAAAGTGGGAACAGCATATGCCGACCCTTATTTAGATTTAATGTATGAGGAATACAGTAAACCTAGATCAGCGTATTTTGTAGTTGAAAATGAAGGAAGAATTGTAGGAGTTGCTGGGGTTGCACCACTTGAAAATGAAGCGGAGACTATTTGTGAATTGCAAAAAATGTATTTTTTGCCTGAAACTCGTGGTTTAGGAATAGGAAGCCAAATGATGGCTACTTGTTTGCAAAGTGCTAAAGATTTTGGATTTGAAAGCTGTTATCTTGAAACGATGCCTTATATGCTTGGCGCTCAAAAACTGTATAAAAAAGTAGGTTTTGAGTATATTGATTCCCCTATGGGATCTACAGGTCATACTTCTTGTCCGGTTTGGATGTTGAAGAATTTAGTAGATTAA
- the ribD gene encoding bifunctional diaminohydroxyphosphoribosylaminopyrimidine deaminase/5-amino-6-(5-phosphoribosylamino)uracil reductase RibD, with amino-acid sequence MKKNETYIKRCIELAKNGLGTTYPNPLVGSVIVYDGKIIGEGWHKKAGEPHAEVNAINSVKDKSLLQKATIYVSLEPCSHFGKTPPCCDLIIQNKIPNVVIGTVDPNEKVAGNGIKKLIEAGIHVTVGILEDECNELNKRFFTFHQKKRPYIILKWAETQDGFIAPKEKTEKRPVWITNTYSRQLVHKWRTEEQAILVGTQTVMDDNPKLDARDWKGQNPIRIIIDQNNRIPKNRHVLDNQVKTIILCKSTSNVDKENCIFEVIDFGQNIAHQIANVLFRHQIQSVIIEGGRQTLQTFIDENLWDEARIFVSNVSFLSGTKAPALEKKQIEKHSIGTDELIIYKNHD; translated from the coding sequence GTGAAGAAAAATGAAACATACATCAAGCGCTGCATCGAATTAGCCAAAAACGGACTAGGAACTACCTATCCTAACCCTTTAGTGGGAAGTGTTATTGTTTATGACGGCAAAATTATTGGAGAAGGCTGGCACAAAAAAGCGGGTGAACCCCATGCTGAAGTAAATGCTATAAATTCCGTAAAGGACAAATCCTTATTACAAAAAGCGACCATTTATGTGAGCTTGGAACCTTGCAGTCATTTTGGAAAAACGCCTCCATGTTGTGATTTAATTATCCAAAATAAAATTCCAAATGTTGTTATTGGAACTGTTGACCCAAATGAAAAAGTGGCAGGAAATGGAATCAAAAAATTAATTGAAGCAGGAATACATGTCACTGTTGGCATACTCGAAGACGAATGCAACGAGTTAAACAAACGCTTTTTTACTTTTCATCAAAAGAAAAGACCTTACATAATTTTAAAATGGGCAGAAACTCAAGATGGTTTTATTGCACCGAAAGAAAAAACAGAAAAAAGACCCGTTTGGATAACCAATACCTATTCTAGACAACTCGTCCATAAATGGCGAACTGAGGAGCAAGCTATACTTGTAGGCACACAAACTGTGATGGATGACAATCCAAAACTAGATGCTCGCGATTGGAAGGGTCAAAACCCTATTAGGATCATTATCGACCAAAACAATCGAATCCCGAAAAACAGACATGTACTTGACAACCAAGTTAAAACTATAATTTTATGTAAATCCACATCAAATGTTGACAAAGAAAACTGTATCTTTGAAGTAATTGATTTTGGGCAAAACATAGCTCATCAAATCGCAAATGTATTATTTCGACACCAAATTCAATCTGTAATTATAGAAGGCGGTAGACAAACTTTACAAACATTCATTGATGAAAACCTTTGGGATGAAGCACGAATATTCGTAAGCAACGTCTCTTTTTTATCAGGAACAAAAGCCCCTGCTTTAGAAAAAAAACAGATCGAAAAGCATTCGATTGGTACTGACGAACTTATAATTTACAAAAACCATGATTAA